In Leptodesmis sichuanensis A121, the following are encoded in one genomic region:
- a CDS encoding tetratricopeptide repeat protein: MSQTVYCEATRVETIFQEALELSQQENFEAAIAQFDQVLELQPDHVAAWNEKGCTLLNLQHYADALSCFEQAIALQAADPLTYYGLASAAYSMGQYETAIAGFQQALELQPDFPNGHYSLALAYYALGQYEAAITHFQPALQAQPDCFDAWYCQGYALYATGQAEAAIASFNHCLQLRSECAEVWYYQGQALRATGRYEGAVKHFTRALELQPDYQAAYVGRGDALQTLGDHEAAISSYQKALELQPQDAAVWLQQAHSLKHLNRQPEALTAYQKALEVDPTSWAAWYGQAGVQIKLGDFEAAIASYDRVLELNPDSYESWFNRGIALKNLNRLEDAVASYDKALAIRPGDHRAWNNRGGVLASLGRLEDAIACFDKVLEINPDDIKAQQNRTALQKRLKAGL; encoded by the coding sequence ATGAGTCAGACCGTTTATTGTGAGGCGACCAGGGTGGAAACGATTTTTCAAGAAGCGTTGGAGTTGAGTCAGCAGGAAAACTTTGAGGCCGCGATCGCGCAGTTTGATCAGGTGCTGGAGTTGCAACCCGATCATGTCGCCGCCTGGAATGAAAAAGGCTGTACGCTGCTGAACCTGCAGCATTACGCCGATGCTCTGTCCTGTTTTGAACAGGCGATCGCCCTACAAGCCGCTGATCCCTTGACTTACTACGGTCTGGCATCGGCAGCCTATTCCATGGGGCAGTACGAAACGGCGATCGCAGGCTTCCAACAAGCATTAGAACTCCAGCCCGATTTTCCCAACGGTCATTACAGTCTGGCACTGGCGTACTACGCACTAGGGCAGTACGAGGCAGCAATCACTCATTTTCAGCCCGCTCTACAAGCCCAACCGGATTGTTTTGATGCCTGGTACTGCCAGGGATATGCCCTCTACGCCACAGGTCAAGCAGAAGCGGCGATCGCCTCGTTTAACCACTGTTTGCAACTGCGCTCGGAGTGTGCCGAAGTTTGGTATTACCAGGGACAAGCCTTAAGGGCTACAGGCCGCTACGAAGGAGCCGTGAAGCATTTTACTCGTGCCCTGGAATTACAACCGGATTACCAGGCTGCCTATGTTGGACGCGGCGATGCTTTGCAAACTTTAGGGGATCACGAAGCGGCTATCTCCAGCTACCAGAAAGCACTGGAACTGCAACCCCAGGATGCCGCAGTCTGGTTGCAACAGGCCCACAGTTTGAAGCATCTGAATCGTCAACCGGAAGCATTAACGGCTTACCAGAAAGCGCTGGAAGTGGATCCTACCTCCTGGGCAGCCTGGTATGGTCAGGCTGGTGTGCAGATAAAATTGGGCGACTTTGAAGCCGCGATCGCCAGCTATGACCGCGTTTTGGAACTGAACCCCGACTCCTACGAGTCCTGGTTTAATCGAGGCATTGCTTTAAAAAACCTGAACCGTTTGGAAGATGCAGTTGCCAGCTATGACAAAGCTCTAGCCATTCGTCCTGGCGATCATCGAGCCTGGAATAATCGAGGCGGTGTGCTGGCCAGTCTGGGACGGTTGGAAGATGCGATCGCCTGCTTTGACAAAGTTTTGGAAATTAACCCCGACGATATCAAAGCCCAACAAAACCGTACCGCCTTGCAGAAGCGATTAAAAGCAGGACTGTAA